One window from the genome of Xenorhabdus bovienii SS-2004 encodes:
- the yidD gene encoding membrane protein insertion efficiency factor YidD: MASSLSLGSRLLIAIIRGYQLVISPLLGPRCRFHPTCSQYGIEALRRFGMIKGSWLTVKRILKCHPLHVGGDDPVPPKKNEDNREH; encoded by the coding sequence ATGGCGTCGTCACTGTCGCTTGGTTCGCGGCTCTTGATTGCGATAATCAGGGGCTACCAGTTGGTGATCAGTCCACTGTTGGGGCCTCGCTGTCGTTTTCATCCTACCTGTTCTCAATATGGCATTGAGGCATTGCGCAGGTTTGGAATGATAAAAGGCAGTTGGTTAACAGTGAAACGCATATTAAAATGCCACCCCTTACACGTAGGTGGTGATGATCCTGTCCCACCTAAAAAAAACGAAGATAACAGAGAACATTAA